The DNA window AAGCCTTTCCCGCGTTATTTTTTTGGTTAAATATCGGCACAGATAAATAATCAGCATTAAAAAAGCAAAGGAAGACGGCTGGAATGAAATCGGCGTTCCGGGAATTTTCAGCCATCGTGAAGCACTGGCTCCATCAATGGTCTGTCCTGTGAACATGGTGACAATCAATAGAATAACCATTAAACCAAGCATGATGCTGCTGAGTTTTCCGATGTATTCGTATTTTACCATTCCGACTACTCTCATGATTCCCAAACCTAAGACCACGAAGAACATATGTTTGATAACGTGACCGGTTGTGGTCCCGTTATTAACGATATATTCCAGATTCGAACTTGCAGAATAAACCGGGAAAATAGAGAAAATGGAGATCACAAGAATGACCATCCAAAGTACTTTATCGCCCTTCAGGAATTCAAATCTGTTTTCTGTGTCTTGTTCGTTCATATATAATGCTGTTGGCTTTTGGCTAATTGCCATTGGCTTTTAATACCTGCTCTTTAAACTGATGACCTCTGTCTTCATAGTTTTTGAATAAATCAAAACTTGCACAGCACGGAGACAGTAAAACCGTATCTCCTTTTTCAGCGAGAGATTTTGAGATCTCCACTGCTTTTTCCATGCTCGACGTGTCGTAAATAAATTCTTTTTTGTCTTTAAAGAAGTTGATAATCTTTTCATTATCAATTCCTAAGCAGACAATTGCTTTTACTTTTCTTTTGACTAATTCTTCAATTTCAGTATAGTCATTACCTTTATCTAAACCTCCGACAATCCAAACGGTTGGAGTTTTCATGCTTTCTAAAGCATAATAGGTTGCATTAACGTTGGTTGCCTTGCTGTCGTTGATGTATTTTACACCCTCAATTTCAGTCACAAGCTCCAGTCTGTGTTCAACCGCCTGAAAAGTCATTAATGAATTTCTTATGCTTTCATTGTTGATTTCCAGTATTTTACCGGCAATTGACGCGGCTAAGCTGTTGGCAACATTGTGAGTTCCCAGAAGAGATAATTCATCAAGTTTCATTGAAAAAGTATCCTTCAGTTTTACTTCAATGGTATCGCCGTTAATGAAACCTCCTTCTTCCAGTTTTTCTTTGGTGGAGAAAGGAATCATTTTCGCTTTAATTTCTAATTTTTCAAGAATATTTTTGCTCATTTCATCATCTTTATTGTAGATGAAGAAGTTGTCATTTTCCTGATTCTCTGTTATTCTGAATTTAGCCAGAGCATATTCTTCATAGTTGTAATTGTACTGATCCAGATGGTCCTGTGACAAATTCAGCAATAAAGAAATATATGGTCTGAAATTCTGAATATCGTCCAACTGGAAAGAGCTTACTTCCAGAACATAATATTCATGGTTTTCATCGGCAACCTGCTTTGCAAAGCTGTACCCGATATTTCCGCCTAAACCTACGTTTAATCCGTCGTTTTTCAGGATGTAGTAGATGAGAGACGTTGTTGTTGTTTTTCCGTTGCTTCCTGTGATGGCGATGATTTTCGCATCTGTAAATTCCGAAGCAAATTCAATTTCAGAAGAAAGTCTTATTCCTTTCTCGTTAATTTTCTGAATCATTTCTGCCTTTTTCGGAATTCCCGGACTTTTTACAATCCAGTCGGCGTTTAAAATTCTTTCTTCATCGTGGCTTCCTTCTTCGAATTCAATTCCATTCTCGTTCAGAAACTGTCTGTAGTTATCCTTGATGGCACCTTTATCGGAAAGAAAAACTTCCATTCCTTTCTTTTTTGCCAGATAGGCAGCTCCGCAACCACTTTCTCCTCCTCCTAAAACAACTATTTTCATATTTATTCTTTTGTAAAATGTAAAATGTAAAACGTACAATGTATCTGGTGTCTTTTTACATCAATACTTTTTACTTTTTACAAAATTTATCTCATTTTTAATGTGATCAGACATACAATTGCCAACATTACTCCGATGATGATCATTCTGTTCACTATTTTACTCTCATGAAAGCCTCCCTTCTGATAATGGTGATGTAAAGGGGACATTCTGAATAGTCTATTGTTTTGGGCATATTCGAGCCCGAATTTTCTTTTTCTGTATTTAAAAACGACAACCTGAAGCATCACGGAAATATTTTCGATCAGGAAAATTCCGCAAAGGACAGGAATCATGAGTTCTTTTCTTAAAATGATGGCTAACACAGCGATAACTCCGCCTAACATCAAACTTCCGGTGTCGCCCATGAAAACCTGAGCCGGATAGGTGTTGTACCAGAAGAATCCGATTACGGCTCCTACCATTGCGACCACGAATATGGTGGTTTCACCCATGTTTGGAAGGAACATAATGTTCAGATAATCAGCAAAAATGATGTTCCCTGAAAGATAGGCAAACAAGCCGAGCGTTAATAAAATAACAGTACTGGTTCCTGCTGCAAGACCATCAATTCCGTCGGTAATATTGGCTCCGTTTGAAACGGCTGTTACGATGAAAATTACAATCGGGATAAAAACAATCCAAGCCCATTCGTGGGCGTCTTTATCGTTCATCCAAAACAGAATTCCGCTGTAATCGAACTCGTTGTTTTTAGCAAACGGAACGGTAGAAACGGTTATTTTCTCGGTAGGCATAAAGTTTTGCTCTACATTATTTCTGTTTACCACTTTTGCATCTGCATATTTTCTTTTTACGGTAATATCGGGATGAAAATACATGGTAACTCCCACGATTAAACCCAATCCGACCTGTCCCACGATTTTGAATTTACCGCTTAAACCGTCTTTATTCTTTTTGATCTTTTTTAGATAATCATCCAGAAAGCCTATTGCACCCATCCATATCACGGAAACAATCAGAAGAACAATGTAAACGTTTGTAATTCTGGTAAATAGCAAAACAGGAATTAACGTTGCCAAAATAATAATAAGACCTCCCATTGTTGGAGTGCCTTCTTTTTGTTTCTGCCCGTCCAGACCAAGATCACGCACCAGTTCTCCCATCTGTTTTGCTCTCAGATAGTTGATGATTCTTTTTCCATACACCAAAGCGATGGTTAAAGAAAACAGAACCGCCATTCCTGCACGGAAGGAGATGTATTTCAACAGTCCTAATCCTGGAACGTGGATTCCCATGCTGGTTAAATATTCGTATAGGTAGTATAGCATTTCTTAATTATTGATGTTTGATAATTGATGATTGATATCTAACCGATATTAAATAATCTTACTCTTTAATTTGTTCTTATAAGTTGATGTTACTTTAAGAATCTCCAAAGATTCATTCATAAGCTCATCTGTCATTATTTTTGAAGCTATATTAACTTCCTGAATTACTTCCAGCCAAAATACCGTTTCGTCTGCCTCTTCTACGACAATACAAATTTTAGCATATTTCTCTTTATCTGATCTGGCTCTGCACATTGCTCTGTAATTGGCTGCTACAGAACTTGCTGAACGAAAAATCTGCTTTCTGATTACGGATACTTTATCAGAATATGGCAAGTCTGATAAACTATTGATTATATTTATTGCTAAAGTTTTTGTTCTTTGAGCAAAAATCTGATTGTAATTATTTTCCATCATTAATCAATTATCAATAATCATTAATATTTATTTACTCATAAGCTGCCACAGCTCATTAATCGTTTCCTTGTCGTCAAAATGATGTTTCACGCCGTTTATTTCCTGATAGGTTTCGTGTCCTTTTCCGGCCACGAGAACGATATCTTTCGGTTCTGCAAATTTTATCGCCATTTTGATGGCTTCTTTTCTGTCCGGAATTGAAGTGTACTTGCTGAAGTTTTGAGGTTCAACACCGGCTTCGATTTCTTTGATGATTGCTGCCGGATCTTCTGTTCTCGGGTTGTCTGAAGTGATGATTGCCAATGTTGATTTTTTCGTGGCAATATTTCCCATTTCAGGTCTTTTTGAATGATCTCTGTCGCCTCCGCATCCGAAAACGGTGATCAGTCTTTCGTTTTTTGTTCTGATATCATTAATGCTGTCCAGAATGTTTTCCAATGCATCCGGAGTGTGTGCATAATCTACGATGAAGAAAATTCCGCCGTCTGATTTAAAGGTCTCAAATCTTCCGGACACTCTTTTTAGTCTGCTGATTGCCTGTAAAATTTCGTCTGACTCAAAACCCAGCTCGGAAGCAATTCCGAAAACCAATAAGAGGTTGTACACATTGAATTTTCCGGTGAGTGTTGTCCAGAATTCTTTTCCGTTGAAATTCAACAGCATTCCGTTGAAATCCACTTCCAATAATTTTCCGTGAAAATCTGCCATTGTCTTCAAAGCATAAGATCTTTTTGTGGCTTTTGTGTTCTGAAGCATGACATTTCCGTTCTTATCATCCACATTGGTGATGGCAACCGCAGAATCTTCCAACTGATCGAAAAATCTCTTTTTCGTTTTCAGATATTCGTCAAACGTTTTATGATAATCTAAATGATCGTGTGTAAGATTGGTAAATCCGGCAATTTTAAAGTGAAGTCCCTCGATTCTGTTCTGGGCAATTCCGTGGGAGCTTACTTCCATAAAAGCGAACTCGCAGCCTTCTTCAACCGCCTGAGCTAAAATTTTATTGATGGTAATAACATCCGGAGTGGTGTGCGTTGCCGGAATGATCTTTTCTCCAATTCTGATTTCAACTGTCGAAAGCAAAGCGGAATCATATCCTAAATTTTTAAATACATCAAAAAGCAGGGTAGAAACAGAAGTTTTTCCGTTGGTTCCTGTTACTCCGATTAATTTTAGTTTTTCTGAAGGATTACCGTAGAAATTGGAAGCTAAATGACCTAAAGTTTTGGATGAATCTTTTACTTTAATATAAGTAGCATTTTCATTAAGATGTTCTGGGAATTCTTCGCAAACGATAGCTGTTGCTCCTTTTTCCACCGAAGATGCAATAAATGAATGTCCGTCCACAACCGTTCCTCTCATTGCGATGTACAAGGAGTTTTCCGTAACCTTTCTGCTGTCGAATACCAATTCTGAAATTTCACGGCTGTCGTCACCATGAATTTCTAATACCGGAATTCTTTTTAATAAATCATTTAACTGCATTTCTCTTTATTTGTTCCATAAGTTTCACTTACGGTTATTCATATTGAACCCTTCGGGTTCTTTTCTTTTTTTTAATTCTGCAGAGACAGATAAATTCTCTGGTTTCTGCTTATGGTTGTGCCTTCTGTCGGGAATTGTTCTTTAATTCTTCCCACCCCCTTAAAATCTACACGGTAGCCTAAATTTTCCAGTTGCGGAATCACATTTTTACCGATCAGCCCTACTACATTCGGCATCTGTTTATTATTTACTGCGACTTTTACGTTAGGTTCCACCATTTTGTTCAGGTTTACCTTTTTGTCGACAAGCATTTCTCTTTCGATATTCTGCGGGGTCTTCAGGAAAGTTTTTCCTGCAATTTCTTTAAACACCGGTGCTGCAACGGTAGCTCCATAAAATCCTTTTGAGGTATTTGGCTCGCTGATCATCACATAACAGGTATATTTCGGATTATCAGCAGGATAGAAGCCTGCAAATGACGAGCGGTATTTCATAGGACCAGGAAGCCAGTATTCAAACCTTGCGGTTCCTGTTTTTCCTGCCATTTTTAAATTCGGTGTGAAAATACTTTTTGCGGTTCCTTTTTCAACAGCTTTTGTTAAAGCATTGGTCATCATTTTAATGGCTTTTTCAGATGCCATTTTGTTGACCATTACTTCCGGTTTTGCCGTGTACATTACTTTTCCGTCCTTCATAATTTTATCAATAAATAAAGGCTTCAGCATTTTACCGTTGTTTGCGACTCCGTTATAGAAAGTGGCTAACTGCAACAGGTTTATGTTTGTAGAATATCCGTAGGCAATGGATGCGAGAGTTGCGGCATTCCATCTTTTGCTTTCGGGAGTTAAAATTTTTGGTTTTGTGATTCCCGGAAGTTCAATATTCATTTTATCGAATAACTTCCATCTTCTTAAATGATCTAAGAAAATCTGAGGCTTTTCGGCGTAATATTTTGTAATCAGTTTTGCGGAACCTACGTTGCTGGATTTAGCCAACACATCACTGATGTCATACGTTCCGCCGCCGTGACCGTCTGAAATTCTCTGCTTTGCATATACCCAGATTCCGTTTCCTACATTTACGGTTGTATTTTCATCGATGAAACCGTCATCCATTGCAGCCAAAAGTGAAATGGTTTTAAAGGTAGAACCCGGTTCTATATTGTCTTTCAGGGCATAATTATAAGAATCTACATAATCTCCATCGTCAGTTCTTCTTAAATTAACCATGGCGCGGACTTTTCCGGTTTCCACTTCCATGACAATCACAGTTCCGTGTTTTGCTTCGAAGTTCACGAGCTGTTTCTGTAAAGCCGAGTGTGCAATGTCCTGAATTCTAAGGTCTAATGTGGTATAAACATCTTCTCCGTCAACAGGTTCCTGCACTTTCCAGTAATCAATTGGTTTCCACTGGGATGAATTGATTCTCTGCTCCAGTCTTTTTCCGTCAGTTCCTCTTAAATATTTAGAGAAAGCGCCTTCAAGACCTGCTGTGTGAACGCCGTCGTCCATTCCGATGGTTCCCGCTCCGATTTCTGAGGTAGCCAATTCTCTTTTATAGTTTCGGTCTACGATAAAACCTCCTTTGTTTTTGCCTTTTTTAAATATCGGAAATTTGCGGATTCTGTCGTACTGGTCAAAATCAAGTCCTTTAACCAAAGTGTAGTACTGATTTTTCTTTTTTCTCTGCTCGTCAAATTTCTTTCTGAATTCTGCTCTTGGCTTTCCGAACATTTTGCTGAGAGAATCTGTTAAAGCACCAATATTGTTGGTATAAATGGTGTCTTTCATCGTTTTGAAATCCAGATAGATGTCGTAACGCATGACGGTTGTTGCCAGAATAGAGCCGTCCGAAGCAAAAAGATTTCCTCTTGCTGCTTTCAGGGTAGCTTCGCGGTAGTTTTTGTTGATGTAATCGTCTTTAATTTCCTGAACGTTCGTATTCTGAAGAATAACGATGCGCGCAAGGAACATTACAAACACGCACAAAGCCACCACAGCAAAGAGGTAGCCCCATCGTAACGTTTTTTTACGTTTGTTGTCGTATTCATTTTGCTTTTGCATCTGTACTGTCCAGTTTTATTAGCAATTTATGAGGGTGGTTTTCAAGGGTCATTAAAGAATCCCGTGCAACCTCTTTCCCCAACTCCGATTCCATTTTTACTTTGATCAGCTTACTTTGTGCGTAAGCGTTTCGCGATTTATATTCTTCTGTTTCTTCTTTGAGTGCGTTAACTATTTTAATTTTCTTATTGACGAGGTGATTGCTGTAGATCATTGCCATCATCAATACAAACAACAGCAGAAAATACTTGTAATGTATTTTAATCTCATCACGGTTCAGGAAATTACCTTTTATAATGTCTATAAAAGTTAATTTCTTCTGAGGACGATTTGTTGTTCTTTTTGCCAATTTAAATGTCAATTTGTTTTGCAGTGAATTCACTTTGTGGTTAATCGTCAGGTTTTCTGAATTGAACTAAAATTGACGATTCACAATTCACATATTCACTTTTATACTTTTATTCCTGTTCTCATTTTAGCACTTCTGGCTCTTGAGTTTTCTTCAATCTCCTTATCATCGGGAATGATGGCTTTGCTCTTTACCAGCTCGAATGCTTTTTTATAATTTCCGTAAATGTCTCTTTCGGGTTCTCCCTCGAACATTCCGTTTTTCAAAAATCTTTTTACCAGTCTGTCTTCTAAAGAATGGTAAGAGATGACTACCAGTCTTCCTTCGGATTTTAAAACGTTGTAAGCCTGAACCAGCATTTCTTTTAAAACTTCCAGCTCCTGATTAACTTCAATACGTATTGCCTGAAACAACTGGGCATAAAATTTATTCACTTTATGCGGCGGAAGATAACTGAAGAGTTTTTTCAGATCTTCTGTTGTATCAATGCTTTTTGTTTTTCTGTGATGAACGATGTCTCTTGCCAATTTTCTTGCTTCTCTCAGTTCGCCATAATAATAAAAAATGTCGGCAAGCTGCTCTTCATCGTAATCGTTAATCACTCTTTTGGCATCAAGACCCTGCATGACGTTCATTCTCATGTCTAACGGAGCATTGCTTCGCGTAGAAAAACCTCTTTCCGCTTCATCAAACTGATGCGAAGAAACACCCAGATCTGCCAGAATTCCGTCGACCTGAGAAACTCCGTAAATTAATAAAGAGTTTTCCAGAAACCTGAAGTTCTGATTAATGAGCGTAAATCTCGGGTCATCAATTGTATTTTTAAGGGCGTCCAAGTCCTGATCAAAACTGAACAGTTTTCCTTTATCCGAAAGTCTGCTCAATATCTCTCTTGAATGGCCGCCGCCACCAAAAGTACAGTCCACATATATTCCGTCTGGATTCGTCACCAAATCATCAACACTCTGCTTCAGCAAAACGGGGTTATGATACATGTTTTTAGTTGTGTTTTTTTACGTTTTTACAACGCAGTTATTCTTCTTCGAATGTGCCCATTACATCTTCGGCAAGATTCGCAAAATCGTCTTCACTGATAGAGATTACTTTTTCGTAATCGTCCTTATCCCAGATCTCAAATAATTCTCCTGCACTGGTAATGACAATCTCTTTCTGAAGATTGGCAAAAACAGTAAGATCTTTAGAAATCTGTAACCTTCCGGCGTTATCCAGCTCCGCAATTTTTACACCTGCCGTAAACATTCTAATGAAATCAGCATTCTTTTTAATGAATCTGTTCAGTTTATTAATTTTGCCCATCACTTTATTCCATGCATTCATGGGGTAAACTTCCAGACAGGGTTGGAACACAGATCTTTTGACTACAAACGCCTTGTCGTCGAAGTTTTCCATCTGTTTAATTAAAGAGGAAGGAACTTTTAACCGGCCTTTGTCGTCAATTTTACACTCATATGTTCCAATGAAACTGTTCATTTGGGACAAATTTATATAATAATTTCTAAAATCTCCCACTTTTTCCCACTTTTTCCCTTAATGTTAATAAGTTTTATTAAAGATTTAATTTTGATGGTGTAATAGGTTGATATGTTGGACGTTGATAAACCTCTTATTTACGCCATAATAAATAGATTTTCAAAAAAACAGTTAAAAAAGAGTTTGATATATTATTTTTATTTTAAATTAGGGTAATCAAAATATTTTTGAGGTTTAATTTGTATTTTTGCAAGGCTTTATTAAGGCATTTTATGATATTTAGTACAAAAAAAGAAAAGAAATATACTTTCGTAGAAGCGGGGGAAGGACATCCATTGGTGCTGTTGCACGGTTTAATGGGTGGTTTGAGTAATTTCGATAAGATGGTAGATTTTTTTTCAGACAGAGGATTCAAAGTGTATGTTCCTCAGCTGCCGATCTACGATTTGCCGGTACTCAATACTAATCTTACGACTTTAGCAAAATATATTGCCAAATTTATAGAAACCCATATTGAAGCTCCGGTAACGATTGTTGGAAATTCTATGGGAGGTCATGTAGGGCTTATTCTTACCCTGTCCAGACCGGATCTTATTAAAAATCTTGTGCTTACGGGAAGTTCAGGGCTTTACGAAAGAACTTTCGGGGACAGTTTCCCGAGAAAGAATGACCGTTCCTATATAAGAAAGAAAACAGAAGAGGTTTTTTATGATCCTTCTGTTGCTACCGAAGCTTTGGTAGACGAAGTTTTCGCAGTGGTAAATGACAGGATGAAGGGAATAAAAACCGTAATGTTGGCGAGAAGTGCTATCAAGCACAACATGCTGCATGATCTGCCAAAGATTAAAACACCAACCTGTCTGATCTGGGGAAAACAGGATAATGTAACTCCTCCTGAAGTGGCGGAAGATATGCATAAATTTATTCCGAATTCAGATCTGTTCTGGATTGATCACTGCGGTCATGCAGCGATGATGGAAAAGCCGGATGAATTTAATGAAATTCTTTATAACTGGGTAAAAGATAAAGTTTAATTACAATATAAAATGACCATTAAGAGCTTTTCTTAATGGTTTGTTTTTCTAAAAATATTCAACAAAATGGTTATTAAAACAGCAACATTTGTAAAGAGCAGCGGAAAATGGCAGGATTGCCCGGAACCGAATCTTCCTGAGTATGCTTTCATCGGAAGATCGAATGTAGGAAAGTCTTCGCTCATCAATGCAATGATGAATCATAAAGATCTGGCTAAAACGTCTCAGACTCCGGGAAAAACACAGCTTATCAACCATTTCTTAGTGAACGAAAACTGGTATCTCACGGATTTGCCGGGTTACGGATATGCAAAAGTTTCGAAATCGATCAGAAAGGATTTTGAAAAGCTCATCACGAATTATATTCTGAACCGAAGAAATCTGGTTAATCTTTTCGTTTTGGTAGATTCCAGACATAAACCTCAGAATATTGATCTGGAATTCATCCAGTGGTGCGGTGAAAGCGGCGTTCCGTTTTCCATCGTGTTTACAAAAGCAGATAAGCTGAAGCCGAATGTTGTGATAAAAAATGTGGAGGATTATAAAGCAGAGCTTCATAAAACATGGGAAGATCTGCCGGAATTATACGTAACCTCAGCAGAAAAGAAGGAGGGTGGTGATGAAATTTTAAGTTTCATTCAGAAAACCAATGAGTTTTTGATCAATAATAACGTAAGTTTTGATGAGTAATATTATCTGGAAAATAAAAACCTTCGACGAATTTACGGTTCCTGAACTGTATGCGGTTTTAAAAGCCCGGATTGATGTTTTTGTGGTGGAGCAGAACTGTCCTTATCCGGATTTAGACGGTTATGATCAGAAAGCAGTTCACATCTGGGCAGAAGAAGACGGCGAAGTTTTGGCGAACTGCAGGATTTTCGACAAAGGAATAAAATATGATGAAGCTTCAATAGGAAGGGTTTTAACCACAGAGAAGGCGAGAGGAAAAAACTTAGGCAGACAATTGATCCAATATGCGGTTGAAACGATCGAAAACCGTTTTCGGACTTCTGAAATCAGGATTTCTGCGCAGGATTACCTGCTGAAATTTTATGGAGATTTCGGGTTTAAAGATACGGGAAAAAAATATCTGGAAGACGACATTCCGCATACGGAAATGCTCAGAAAATAAAGAAAAGCGAGGAATTGATTCTTCGCTTTTTTGTTGTTGGATTTTTCATCAAGACGCAAGAAGCTGAATATATATTTTATAAAAAGCGCAAAGATTTTATCTTTAAACTAATTTCAGAATTAACCGCAAAAGGGACAAAAGATGATGTTAAAGCGAATTTCCAAGATAATCTAAGCGCTCAAAAGAATAAAAATCAAAGATTTTTAAAAACTATTGTTTTCTTTTTCATTTGTAATGATCAACTTTAAATAAAAAATTTAGTAGATCTTTTGTGACTTTTGCTGTTAAATAAAAGTTTAAACAGACTTTTTGATAAAATTGATTGAAAAATCTTTGATTTTTTTAACTTATGTGTTCTTTTTTTTCATTTAAGCTTTAAACTTAACCACTAAAGTATTACCATCTTTTGCACCTTTAGATAAGTTTACTATTTAAATCAACTGTAGTACACTAAAATATGCAGTGCATGAATAAAAATATAGTGAGCAACAACTAAAATGTAGTGAGTAATGACAAAAATACAGTGAGCAACAATAAAAATACAGTGAGCAACAACAAAAACATAGTGAGTAATAACAAAAATGGAGTAAGCAATCACAAAAATACAGTGAGCAATGATAAAAATATACTGCGCTAAACTAAAAATACGCTGTGCTAAAGCAAAAATGCCGAGAACCGAAATAAAAGCATAGCGGACTAGAATAAAAAGTACAAGAAGTATAATAAAAACGGTTGGAGGAAGTCTTATAACTCAATGATGTGGGTTGAGAATCGTATGTACAAAAAACCATTCTCAGACAGAAGGTCGAGAAAAAACATAAAAAAAAGGCTGTTTTCACGAGTTGTGATACAGCCTCTAATATTTTTATTTTCCGGAAATGGCTTTTAAGATAATAGGTTCCAAATTGGAAGGAAGATCCGCAGATTTGATCTGATAATTTTTAATTTTCATTTCTTTGAACCAGTTTTCCCAGTATTCTTTGATGACGGCTTCTTCGAAAGGATTTCCTTTTTCCGGATTGATTCCTAAGACGATGACTTCGAGGTTGTTCAGATTATCATTTGCTTTTACAAAGCCGAATTTATTTTTTTCTATAACTTCTTTAAAGTTGGAAGTCGTAAGATGATTGGCATTGATGAGTTTGCCGGTAAGATAAGAGGTTTTGCTTCCTTCCGAAAATTTTGTGTTTTCGTGATACATATATCCGTCGGTAAGAATAAATAATATGTTTCTGTGGTCGTTTTTAATGCAGTAATCCTTTACCTTATTTTTAAAAAATTCCCAAATGTCAGAACCTACATAATTTCCGTCTTTTATGGCTGACTGATAGATCGTTGTCGGTAATTCCGAATATTTTTTATCCACCTGATCAAAATAGTTTCTGGGAGTGTTTTTATCAAAGGAAACTTTCAGCTCTTTGGTAAGTTCATTCATTTTCGGATCTAATGGTTCCGGATTGAAGAAAACCTGCATCTGATCTTCGTAGGTAATGATTTTTTTAGATTTGATGTGGTTTAAAAATCCTTTTTCAATCGCTTTGATGTACTCGGTATCTCTCTGGAAATATTCCATTGTGGGATTCGGGTTCGTTTCAGGATCGATTCTGTCGGATAAATCAATTAAAATACTCAGGTTGATGTTGTTGGGATCAGCAATAACGGTATCTTTTTTCTCATCATTTGTTTGTCCGGGTTCATGTTTATTGCATGAAACCAAAGAAATAATCATTAATAAATAAAATATTTTTTTCATATTCTGTAATTTATAAGGATGATAAATAAACAAGGTTCTGATTGTCCGAATTGGCTCCTACAGTTTCCAGATTGGTATTATACGTAGAAATGCATTCATCAATCATGGTCTGTTTTTCCGTTCTGGAAACGGCAATTTTCTCTCCGATAAACGTGATCCAGCCCTGAACATATTCCGAAGCATACAGCTTGTAATCTTTGGTAGGAATAATTACGCCGTCGATAATATTCTGAAGTTCCTCAATTCTTCCTCTTATTTTAATGATGGATTCTTTTATATTTCCGATAGCCGCAAGAATTTCTTCAATTTCTTTCTTTAAAACATTAATTTTTTCCTGAAAAAATTCTACTCTTTTCTGTCTGATTTCCTGTTCGTT is part of the Chryseobacterium indicum genome and encodes:
- the rsmH gene encoding 16S rRNA (cytosine(1402)-N(4))-methyltransferase RsmH, coding for MYHNPVLLKQSVDDLVTNPDGIYVDCTFGGGGHSREILSRLSDKGKLFSFDQDLDALKNTIDDPRFTLINQNFRFLENSLLIYGVSQVDGILADLGVSSHQFDEAERGFSTRSNAPLDMRMNVMQGLDAKRVINDYDEEQLADIFYYYGELREARKLARDIVHHRKTKSIDTTEDLKKLFSYLPPHKVNKFYAQLFQAIRIEVNQELEVLKEMLVQAYNVLKSEGRLVVISYHSLEDRLVKRFLKNGMFEGEPERDIYGNYKKAFELVKSKAIIPDDKEIEENSRARSAKMRTGIKV
- the mraZ gene encoding division/cell wall cluster transcriptional repressor MraZ — protein: MNSFIGTYECKIDDKGRLKVPSSLIKQMENFDDKAFVVKRSVFQPCLEVYPMNAWNKVMGKINKLNRFIKKNADFIRMFTAGVKIAELDNAGRLQISKDLTVFANLQKEIVITSAGELFEIWDKDDYEKVISISEDDFANLAEDVMGTFEEE
- a CDS encoding alpha/beta fold hydrolase, with protein sequence MIFSTKKEKKYTFVEAGEGHPLVLLHGLMGGLSNFDKMVDFFSDRGFKVYVPQLPIYDLPVLNTNLTTLAKYIAKFIETHIEAPVTIVGNSMGGHVGLILTLSRPDLIKNLVLTGSSGLYERTFGDSFPRKNDRSYIRKKTEEVFYDPSVATEALVDEVFAVVNDRMKGIKTVMLARSAIKHNMLHDLPKIKTPTCLIWGKQDNVTPPEVAEDMHKFIPNSDLFWIDHCGHAAMMEKPDEFNEILYNWVKDKV
- the yihA gene encoding ribosome biogenesis GTP-binding protein YihA/YsxC, which produces MVIKTATFVKSSGKWQDCPEPNLPEYAFIGRSNVGKSSLINAMMNHKDLAKTSQTPGKTQLINHFLVNENWYLTDLPGYGYAKVSKSIRKDFEKLITNYILNRRNLVNLFVLVDSRHKPQNIDLEFIQWCGESGVPFSIVFTKADKLKPNVVIKNVEDYKAELHKTWEDLPELYVTSAEKKEGGDEILSFIQKTNEFLINNNVSFDE
- a CDS encoding GNAT family N-acetyltransferase, giving the protein MSNIIWKIKTFDEFTVPELYAVLKARIDVFVVEQNCPYPDLDGYDQKAVHIWAEEDGEVLANCRIFDKGIKYDEASIGRVLTTEKARGKNLGRQLIQYAVETIENRFRTSEIRISAQDYLLKFYGDFGFKDTGKKYLEDDIPHTEMLRK